The window TTAAATCTCGTACAAACTTTCAGTATAGTTTTAGGGATAATAATTAGGGACGACAATTTTTCTCTAATTGTGGACAACATTATGTTTATGGTTCCCTATAGAATCGGGTACAGAGCTATAAAATTGATTATTAACAGAACAAACTGCTACACTCTTATTCATAATAAAACCGAGTACAAGGTTATTAGCAGAAACATAAACATTATTGTGCGGAATAATCTACTAGAAGCACTTGAATACTTATTATTGATATCGAAAAAAGCGGAAGATTCTGATTCCTCAAACAAACAGAGTGATAATCACATCATAGTAATTCTTCAACAGGAGTGTAATTAACATCAGGATAGAGCTGAGAGGCCTCAACTTCCTTAGATGGGTCAATTTCAAAGTTGGTTTGATCACCCTTTATGAACACCGAGTGATTTATAGCAAGCCCAATATTATATGGTACCGGAGTTGCTGCAACAACAAACAAATCAATCTAGTCAGCTTTTTACTCATTGAGCTTCTCGGTTTATTATAATCGCGCACATTGAGTTTCATGTGTCAGATTATAATTTACTGATGGTTTAATATGTCAAATTAAAATATCGTcatgttataatttttgttgCGAAAAGTAACCGAATTCTAAAATTACCTTGAATGTCTTTAAGAAGCTGCTCTTCTGAAACATAGATCTTCTGGAGAGATTTGGCTAACTTTTTCTCCCTGAAAGCAACAATTTCATTGAAAGTGCAAACATTTTTAGGTGGCATAAGGAGGAGGGTCTTGTTCAAGGTTCTTGGATCATCTATGCCTCTTATGGTGTAGCTTGCTATGTCTTCTTCTTTGTTAAAAATTGCTGACAtaataaataccaaaattaaataattaatcacCGGTTCAGAAATTGTTTTATGAGATTATAATAACGGGAGAAGCTACAAATTCAGTCCTATGATTGTTCGCAGAGAACGGATTTAACTTTCACTGCCAAAACAGTACAATTTTAAGCCCATGGTTTGGATTGGAACTCCACATTTTTCCATCAGGGAGACTTGAAACTGTATAACGTTAAATTTAATATTGTACTGTTTTGTACGTGGAGACTAAATCCACTAGTTAGCAATATCCGTGATATATAATGAAGTTGATTACCTTTGACATTTCCATCGCCTAAAATGGTGACTTTGTCTCCAGGAGGGAGCAAAAAGGGGATTAGAAAGGAAGCAAAGAAGCCGGAAGGCACATATGTGTAGGGTGTCCCTTCGGCTTCAATGGCTCGCCGAATTTGAGCCTTAATTGCAAATACAGATTTTGCTGGCTCAACAGCATTTACATGATCCACATCATTTCCAAACTCTGAAGGCAAAAATCTCTGAAAATTCCCAATATTTTTACAATTATATCATATACTTCAATATTGTTAAATATGAAAATAGAATTTagcataaataatatataaaaactattattaGACCTCACATATATTGTAAGTCAATTGACTAGTTGAGTGAGCAAACCGTTAGATCTAAACTTATTAGTTTGAGATTCCTCAGGAAATTTATACACATGAAAAGGATGTGACTTATAAATACACGAATGCGGCTTATAAATATGCGAAGTAATgccgaaaaaagaaaaaaaggtttGGTAGGGTGTCATTGGCAGAGGTAGTTAACAAGAGGTCCCTTTCTTTTTGTTAAGTGAGCATTAAGCAACGTCAAAGTTAAGTAAGCAATTTTttcatatatcaaatatttacaaatatataccataaaaaaataaaatatgaaaactaactTTTTCATGTTTCAAACTTATAACAAAAATACACCAGTTGATTTTGAcaccaattaatttttaaaaatataaaagaaagtgacaaaaatggaagaagaaatcTTATACATGAAAAGGAAAATTtggtatattaattataataatattttattaaaaaatatatatttttttatcttcgTCTTTTCCTGAAACTAGCTAATAGAAAGTGGGCTTGGGCTTATGATTAGGGGTGAGTAGAACCAAACCAAAAACCCAAAAATCGAAAAAACTGAATCAAAAAACTCGAACTGAATCAAATTATATTTCAGTTTAggttggtttttatttttaagacaGTTTGGTTTGGttgggtttggtttggtttaaaACCGAAAACCGAAAAATTTGACTTTATCAGGATTCAGATATTAAGCTTGTAAATTTAAGAAATAGGAGTATGAATATCTATATAAAAACAAGACAAACATATTAGATATAAATAAGTACCTTAATGTTACCAGCTTCCTTAATGGCAGAAATAATGTTGGTCTGATCAGCTAATTGTAAGGAACCAACTGTGGATATCACCACATCCACTTGCTTAATGGCGCTCACTAAACTCTCATGCTTGTATATATCTCCCTGCATCCACACATATGAATATACAGTGAGTGAGTAGGTGTTTACAATGACGAATACAGGATTGATCGGTTGGGGGGTCGATTTTACACATGcgtgtgtaaaaaaaaaattcttttgttAACTCGAACTTGTTAAAAAAATcgtatatatacatgttataatctgagtgttcaaaaaccaaattttaATTACCAATGTAAAACTTATCAAAATTAAGCTCTATTGTGTTTAAGATTATTATcatgtaaaaaaattgtgtataatagaaaaaaatcggatttagggAGGAGGGCCTAGTatgctaaattttttttagaaatttggatttaagaataGTTTAATAGgttgaaaaaaaattagaaatttgggtTTAAGGTAGGCCTAagaccaaaaaaattagaattttggatttagagacgACTTaataggccaaaaaaaattaaaatttagagaTGTCTAACAGGACCTGAACTAATTTTTAGCATCCCATCAAAATTTCTCGGAAACACGGGACCAAAATCACTACAGCCTCAAATTTTATGGAGACGGTAGACCAAAACTATCTATGGTCGTGGTGGTTCCGATGGCTGGATAAGCCCGGCCCCCCGAGCCCATCCCTGTATGTGCCCCTAGGTGTTTAGCACCACTGTTTGCttgaaaacaataaaaaattctataaaaattgTGTATGAATTACGAGAAACTAAATCATGATAGACCACCATAAACATACTGTCGATAaatcatatatatttttaatgtcTATTGATtccaattttatttattaccCAACACATTTGGAGTTGGTGTTTTGTTTGGGTGCAATTTGCACCCCAGGAGGATGAGGAGGCTGGAACCACCTCTAAGAGGGGTGGTTTTCCGGCAACTGTGGCTGATCTGGCACCCGACCCTgtctcaaattcatttggtcattcagggtCCAAGTGAGCACTactgtgtgtatatatatatagttagagagagagagattacaTGTAATAGGGTGACGCCTAAACTGGTGAATTTTCCAAGGAGTTTTGCTTTAGCCGGATCGGAGAAAGTGTTGTCTCGGACCAAAGCAAAGGTGGGATGGCCGGCGTTGACACTTGCTTCTACAATGAATTTTCCGATATAACCAGTTCCTCCGATTATCAAAACCTTGCTTTTCTCAGCCATTGAAGTCTTTTTCTGACTAGGAGACAATACACCAATAAATGTGTGTTGCAAATTAGCTATATAGATGATGATCAACCTCTTTGGATATTTATATATGGGATATGTGAAATTActgttatattttatttaatgtgAAATTActgttatatttatttaatgtttaagTCATATTTATGGTCAGACAGAATTATATGGATATTGAGAATGCTTAGAGATAAAGAAATATATGTCCCTTTGTTGGGTTCATTTCATactttttatgtaaaaattatatttccccAAAAAATATTATGTAAAAATGTAAAGTTACAAAATTGAATCTTAAACTACatctatacaaaataaatattttttaccaTAAATATGTTTTGATGAAGTTAAAAAGAAATTatctgttgttttatttttatttttattttgcaaaaagaaaaagcatgtattttatatagttagtagaaatctttttttatagaTCATCGAGGTCTGTTGTTTGTCTTGACTTTGGGAGTGAATAGACCTACTTTTACCTAAACTTTTATttaccataaaaaaaattgattaagggtgttagttttgatgatataaaaattgattttgataatgtgACATGTTGATTACTGACATGACACGatgaaatattaatttttactaATATGATACGTTGATTAGATCATGTGTAATGTTGACTAAACAATGTATCAAGCGGTGTTActcaacaaattttttttactaattatgttttgaaaaaaaactataaattgattaaattaaaaaaaatcaattttgtatcttttcatatttatttatttttaaataatgaaCATAGTTTACATGTTAGATGAATACAGATTGTTGGAACTAAAAAAAGGAGAATTTACggtgcccgcta of the Euphorbia lathyris chromosome 7, ddEupLath1.1, whole genome shotgun sequence genome contains:
- the LOC136200785 gene encoding eugenol synthase 1-like, with the translated sequence MAEKSKVLIIGGTGYIGKFIVEASVNAGHPTFALVRDNTFSDPAKAKLLGKFTSLGVTLLHGDIYKHESLVSAIKQVDVVISTVGSLQLADQTNIISAIKEAGNIKRFLPSEFGNDVDHVNAVEPAKSVFAIKAQIRRAIEAEGTPYTYVPSGFFASFLIPFLLPPGDKVTILGDGNVKAIFNKEEDIASYTIRGIDDPRTLNKTLLLMPPKNVCTFNEIVAFREKKLAKSLQKIYVSEEQLLKDIQATPVPYNIGLAINHSVFIKGDQTNFEIDPSKEVEASQLYPDVNYTPVEELL